A window from Rhizobium sp. N324 encodes these proteins:
- a CDS encoding LacI family DNA-binding transcriptional regulator: MPVEDKQKPQRNDRVTIRTVATHAGVSVAAVSKVMRNAYGVSEALRARVTDAIEALGYRPSRAARGLRGRSFTIGVLLIDIRNPFLPEVIAGVNGVLAPSHYQAMIGVSDARVQLETSLIESMIDYKMDGLVLVAPRLPSEILAKFAAQIPIVAVGYHDAGATAFDTVNADDQRGAEIAVEALLACGYRDIEMLSLGEREGHAVSVVRQREIGFRRAMQRGGLGPSAPIGKIPIAPPKREAAMRKFLARKDRPRAVFCWSDLDAITLLSLAMEMGVRVPEDLAVVGYDNSSTAALGLVNLASIDQSGRELGQVATRTLISRIEGRTASEHILQIPSLVSRNSLSESDDTKQG; the protein is encoded by the coding sequence ATGCCAGTCGAAGACAAACAGAAGCCGCAGCGAAACGATCGCGTGACGATCCGGACGGTGGCAACGCATGCAGGCGTCTCGGTCGCGGCGGTTTCCAAGGTGATGCGAAACGCCTACGGCGTCAGCGAGGCGCTGCGCGCCAGGGTGACGGATGCCATCGAGGCGCTCGGCTATCGCCCCTCGCGGGCAGCAAGGGGCCTGCGCGGCCGCAGTTTCACCATCGGCGTGCTGTTGATCGACATCCGCAATCCCTTCCTTCCCGAGGTGATTGCCGGCGTCAACGGCGTGCTGGCGCCTTCGCATTATCAGGCGATGATCGGCGTCAGCGATGCGCGCGTGCAGTTGGAAACGTCACTGATCGAGTCGATGATCGACTACAAGATGGACGGGCTCGTTCTCGTGGCGCCGCGCCTGCCCTCGGAAATCCTCGCCAAATTCGCGGCGCAGATCCCGATCGTCGCGGTCGGCTACCACGATGCCGGCGCGACGGCCTTCGATACCGTCAATGCCGACGATCAGCGCGGCGCGGAGATCGCGGTGGAAGCGCTGCTTGCCTGCGGCTATCGCGACATCGAAATGCTCAGTCTCGGTGAGCGCGAAGGGCATGCGGTGTCCGTCGTGCGCCAGCGTGAGATCGGCTTCCGCCGGGCGATGCAGCGCGGCGGGCTCGGCCCCTCCGCGCCGATCGGCAAAATTCCGATCGCCCCGCCAAAGCGGGAAGCCGCGATGCGAAAATTCCTCGCGAGAAAGGACAGGCCGCGCGCCGTGTTCTGCTGGAGCGATCTCGACGCCATCACGCTTCTGAGCCTGGCGATGGAAATGGGCGTGCGGGTGCCCGAGGACCTCGCCGTCGTCGGATATGACAACTCGTCGACTGCAGCCCTCGGCCTCGTCAATCTGGCAAGCATCGATCAGTCGGGCAGGGAGCTTGGCCAGGTCGCGACCCGGACCCTCATTTCCAGAATAGAAGGCCGCACCGCCTCCGAGCATATTCTCCAGATACCGTCGCTCGTCAGCCGCAACAGTCTGAGCGAGTCGGACGACACGAAGCAGGGCTGA